The Litoribacterium kuwaitense genome includes a window with the following:
- a CDS encoding VanZ family protein, translating into MKKVVWIVVTWVVLLLITYRMSFFTGQGTATVIEKIPTAENIAIINVLLRKLTHFFSYGALAVVLWWALKTKKNGFAIAWTIATLCGLFDEVCQFFHPNRTGAWYDVVINSAGAYVFLLVITKIKRRS; encoded by the coding sequence TTGAAAAAGGTCGTATGGATTGTAGTTACTTGGGTGGTGCTTTTGTTGATTACTTATCGTATGTCGTTTTTTACAGGACAAGGCACAGCGACAGTCATTGAAAAAATTCCGACCGCTGAAAATATTGCGATCATAAATGTTCTTTTACGTAAACTGACACACTTTTTTTCCTACGGTGCTTTAGCTGTTGTTCTATGGTGGGCATTAAAAACAAAGAAGAACGGTTTTGCAATTGCTTGGACGATTGCGACCCTTTGTGGTTTGTTTGATGAGGTTTGTCAGTTTTTTCATCCTAATCGAACTGGAGCATGGTATGATGTCGTCATCAATTCAGCAGGTGCATATGTATTTTTATTGGTGATTACAAAAATAAAGAGACGGTCGTAA
- a CDS encoding dynamin family protein translates to MTVTVDHSSVASLVHLHFLFQNAGNEKAQLKIKRLLQKTVRGESHIAFCGHFSAGKSSMINAFINMPVLPSSPIPTSANLVEIKKGQHQATIESMKGTTYTIPEAYELDDISHFMKDGQDIASVTFSHPSLQLDQSCILLDTPGVDSVDDAHQRSTESGLYLADLIVYVMDCNHVLSEVNIHFLQAIQQQNKPVVLVVNQIDKLHHEEISIETFRQDIRQAFQERGVDTSYLFLTSVHSPETAGSEWHELCHFLHDYAKNASNHVDEAARVTAKALIQEHLSWEKQAQSQQREQIADTLEHLTAEELEEAKEALSNENHAQQTAIDHQKQFAEETRQAVDRTAANAHLFPYETRELAAQYLASLDPQFKTGLFRNKKKVLAEQDARLDAFHNALSKALKQLVTNLRDLVRNAMQQVGIKDERLVESVFHTDLSVTSKDLADLVQSGATANATYVLKYRDDIIAFIRQRSRQAFFPLIEEGLSSLQKFEQHTNEERQAKMQQLEAIVQADQQRRALDAELDKLEQEMIAVLDHPPTYEEEALNHLLTSEVRPFAEAFVQQEEIVEEPDVLEDTQSTGVSIDTSKVLQVDRQKLTHDLTEVGKRISALPGTHSVAERLYKKAERLNTQRFTVALFGAFSAGKSSFANALLGGRHLPVSPQPTTASIIRVQAPNNEHHDGEAVIHMKDEAQLLDDAKDALQPVNAEISTLEELSSLLAQLNWPNHAGAQKAFVEAIAHGLEQQKETLGTSFVATKSQYMAYTAEERTACFVESVDVYVDCPLTNQGVVLVDTPGADSMNSRHTSVAFDYIKNADAILFVTYYNHAFSKADRQFLEQLGKVKDAFALDKMFFIVNAKDLAKNDAELEQVQSYVKQQLIARQIQQPRLYAISSRQALSSSEETRQQSGLGAMKQRFNDFIQNELASVVTNEAIADLRFVKRLLSEASENARLSEEMRQEKADTILKKRDAILHKIQSTAQSPLETALKNEEDQLLYHVKQRSQFNTGTWFKQAFHPGLFAERSAKEAFQAGMNDFLTLINEALAQELRATALRLEQKSYQLTVEAQENWAETFAKHFQESLPTVDMKQQKVPEMIEVIQFSSEVLRTWQKHMKNAKYFSEGPGREQLQNDLFKALDDALSAWQKSAEQLLTPWASKHLHAQLDACKQSSQDAVKETAASLLSALSPEAVEAWQKEEKFVEQTLLSYT, encoded by the coding sequence ATGACTGTGACCGTAGATCATTCATCCGTTGCGTCTCTCGTTCACTTACATTTTCTGTTTCAGAATGCTGGAAATGAGAAGGCGCAGTTAAAAATAAAACGACTCCTCCAAAAGACTGTGCGCGGAGAATCGCATATCGCATTTTGTGGACATTTTTCGGCAGGGAAATCGAGTATGATTAATGCTTTTATCAACATGCCGGTTTTACCGTCCAGCCCTATTCCAACTAGTGCAAACCTAGTGGAGATCAAAAAAGGGCAGCACCAAGCAACAATTGAATCGATGAAGGGGACAACGTATACCATTCCTGAAGCTTATGAGCTCGACGACATCTCACATTTTATGAAGGATGGGCAGGACATTGCCTCTGTCACCTTCTCTCACCCGAGCCTACAACTCGACCAGAGTTGTATTTTACTCGACACTCCTGGCGTTGATTCTGTCGATGATGCCCACCAACGCTCTACAGAATCCGGCTTATACCTTGCTGATTTGATCGTTTATGTAATGGATTGTAACCACGTTCTTTCCGAAGTCAATATTCATTTCCTCCAAGCGATTCAACAGCAAAATAAACCGGTTGTGCTCGTCGTAAATCAAATCGACAAGCTGCATCATGAAGAAATTTCAATTGAGACCTTTCGCCAAGATATTCGCCAAGCGTTTCAAGAGCGCGGGGTGGATACATCGTATTTATTTTTAACCTCTGTTCACTCACCTGAGACAGCTGGAAGCGAATGGCATGAGCTATGTCATTTTCTACATGACTACGCAAAAAACGCTTCCAATCATGTCGATGAAGCTGCACGAGTGACAGCTAAAGCGCTAATACAAGAGCATTTGTCCTGGGAAAAGCAAGCTCAAAGCCAACAAAGAGAACAGATCGCCGACACCCTTGAGCATTTGACAGCTGAAGAACTTGAAGAAGCAAAAGAAGCGCTTTCAAATGAAAATCATGCACAACAAACAGCGATTGATCATCAAAAGCAATTTGCCGAAGAGACTCGGCAAGCTGTCGATCGTACAGCCGCAAACGCACACCTTTTTCCATACGAAACAAGGGAGTTAGCGGCCCAATATCTCGCTTCACTCGACCCGCAATTTAAAACGGGACTCTTTCGCAACAAAAAGAAAGTGCTTGCAGAGCAGGACGCACGTCTCGATGCATTTCATAACGCTTTATCTAAAGCGTTAAAACAACTTGTGACGAACCTTCGTGACCTAGTCCGCAATGCAATGCAGCAGGTTGGTATTAAAGATGAAAGGTTGGTTGAAAGCGTCTTTCATACAGACCTTTCTGTAACAAGTAAAGACTTGGCAGATCTCGTCCAATCAGGGGCGACAGCCAATGCAACCTATGTGTTAAAATATAGAGATGACATCATCGCATTCATTCGTCAACGTTCTCGACAGGCTTTCTTTCCGTTAATTGAAGAAGGACTCTCTTCGTTACAAAAATTTGAGCAGCATACCAATGAGGAGCGTCAGGCAAAGATGCAGCAGTTGGAGGCAATTGTTCAAGCCGACCAACAAAGACGTGCTTTAGATGCAGAGCTTGATAAGCTTGAGCAAGAAATGATCGCCGTTTTAGACCACCCACCTACCTATGAAGAAGAAGCGCTCAATCACCTCTTAACTTCGGAAGTGCGTCCTTTTGCAGAAGCATTCGTTCAGCAAGAAGAAATTGTTGAAGAACCAGATGTGTTGGAAGACACACAATCAACAGGGGTGAGCATTGACACTTCGAAAGTGTTGCAGGTCGATCGCCAAAAGCTAACACATGACCTTACCGAAGTAGGGAAACGAATTTCCGCGCTCCCTGGCACACATTCTGTCGCTGAACGCTTATATAAAAAAGCGGAACGGCTCAATACGCAACGCTTTACCGTTGCTCTTTTCGGCGCATTTTCAGCAGGGAAATCGTCGTTTGCCAATGCTTTGCTTGGTGGACGTCACCTGCCGGTCTCACCTCAGCCTACGACAGCTTCGATTATTAGGGTTCAAGCTCCAAACAACGAGCACCATGATGGCGAGGCTGTGATTCATATGAAAGATGAGGCGCAGCTACTTGACGATGCGAAAGACGCTTTACAGCCTGTAAATGCAGAAATTTCCACTTTAGAGGAGCTCTCTTCTCTTCTCGCTCAGCTGAACTGGCCAAATCATGCCGGCGCGCAAAAAGCCTTTGTTGAAGCAATTGCTCACGGATTAGAGCAGCAAAAAGAGACACTTGGTACATCCTTTGTGGCAACGAAAAGTCAATATATGGCGTATACAGCCGAAGAAAGAACAGCCTGTTTCGTTGAAAGTGTTGATGTCTATGTCGATTGTCCGTTGACAAATCAAGGTGTCGTGCTCGTTGATACACCTGGGGCCGACTCGATGAATAGCAGACATACGTCCGTTGCTTTTGACTATATTAAAAATGCTGATGCTATTCTTTTTGTGACGTATTACAACCATGCATTCTCTAAAGCAGATCGACAGTTTCTGGAACAGCTCGGTAAAGTGAAAGACGCTTTTGCGTTGGATAAAATGTTTTTTATTGTCAATGCTAAAGATTTAGCAAAAAACGACGCTGAGCTTGAACAAGTGCAATCCTATGTAAAACAGCAGCTCATTGCTCGTCAAATTCAGCAACCGCGGCTGTACGCTATTTCGAGCCGTCAAGCGTTGTCTTCTTCTGAAGAAACTCGTCAGCAATCTGGGCTTGGGGCAATGAAACAGCGCTTTAATGACTTCATCCAAAATGAACTTGCAAGTGTCGTCACCAATGAAGCGATCGCTGACTTGCGTTTCGTCAAGCGTCTCCTCTCTGAAGCTTCCGAGAATGCGCGGCTTTCAGAAGAAATGCGACAGGAAAAAGCCGACACCATTCTTAAGAAGCGGGATGCCATATTACACAAGATTCAAAGCACAGCTCAATCCCCTCTTGAAACAGCGCTTAAAAACGAGGAGGATCAGCTATTATATCACGTGAAGCAGCGTTCACAGTTCAATACTGGAACGTGGTTTAAGCAAGCTTTCCACCCTGGGCTTTTCGCTGAACGTTCAGCAAAGGAAGCCTTTCAAGCTGGGATGAACGATTTTCTAACCCTCATCAACGAAGCTTTAGCACAAGAGCTTAGGGCAACTGCACTTAGACTCGAACAAAAAAGCTATCAACTGACGGTGGAAGCACAAGAAAATTGGGCTGAGACCTTTGCGAAACATTTTCAAGAATCATTGCCAACCGTTGATATGAAACAGCAGAAAGTACCAGAAATGATCGAAGTGATCCAGTTTTCTTCTGAAGTACTTCGAACGTGGCAAAAGCATATGAAAAATGCTAAATATTTCTCAGAGGGACCGGGTAGAGAACAATTACAGAACGATCTGTTCAAGGCTTTAGATGATGCGTTGTCTGCTTGGCAAAAAAGTGCTGAACAGCTTTTGACCCCGTGGGCATCTAAGCATTTGCACGCACAGCTTGACGCATGCAAGCAATCATCTCAGGATGCCGTAAAAGAAACGGCTGCGTCACTCTTGTCAGCGCTCTCCCCTGAGGCTGTAGAAGCGTGGCAAAAAGAAGAAAAATTTGTTGAACAAACACTGTTGTCTTACACTTAA
- a CDS encoding carbonic anhydrase → MPISIDQTFATAINCMDGRVQEPVNQWIKEHYDIQYVDCVTAPGANKVLIDGNEGDVERLKQMIEVSVNAHRSKVIIVAGHDDCAGHPCTSDVQKETTERALERLRTWYPQLTLVSLHVSEEGQVTQLSVSESRSA, encoded by the coding sequence TTGCCGATATCTATCGATCAAACATTTGCGACAGCTATTAATTGTATGGATGGTCGTGTTCAAGAGCCTGTCAATCAATGGATTAAGGAACATTACGACATACAATATGTCGACTGTGTCACAGCACCAGGCGCCAACAAAGTGTTAATTGATGGCAATGAAGGTGATGTTGAACGCCTCAAGCAAATGATTGAAGTTTCCGTGAACGCCCACAGATCGAAGGTCATCATTGTAGCTGGTCATGACGATTGTGCCGGTCACCCATGTACATCCGATGTGCAAAAAGAAACGACAGAACGTGCTCTCGAGCGCCTTCGCACTTGGTATCCACAACTGACTCTTGTCAGCCTGCATGTGAGTGAGGAAGGTCAAGTGACTCAACTCTCTGTCAGCGAATCTCGTTCAGCTTAA
- a CDS encoding GDSL-type esterase/lipase family protein, whose amino-acid sequence MKGPVRLFATGDSLTVGVGGLIFSSGYVKKYQALVSQALKRPVDKKVLARPGLTSGELLQLLLNAPPSDDQYAHIVTLTAGSNDLLQAGRQYLVTKEDAIVWSAINECLHNIGSIVDLLIKRSRNQAPPLIRIANIYNPWPNQPDFDRWIRLFNRRLLYIQSPRVAVGNMYSIFQQHPQLLSLDRLHPNNEGYARMAYVFDALGYQGISK is encoded by the coding sequence ATGAAGGGACCTGTACGGTTATTTGCTACTGGTGATTCATTAACTGTGGGTGTTGGCGGACTCATATTTTCCTCAGGATACGTAAAAAAATATCAAGCCTTAGTATCCCAAGCCTTGAAACGTCCTGTTGATAAAAAGGTCCTTGCACGTCCTGGCCTTACGAGTGGTGAACTGCTTCAGCTCCTATTAAATGCCCCACCTTCCGATGATCAATACGCACACATCGTCACTTTAACTGCAGGAAGTAATGACTTGTTGCAGGCCGGTCGTCAATACTTAGTCACAAAAGAGGATGCCATCGTTTGGTCAGCAATCAATGAGTGCCTGCACAACATCGGGTCCATCGTAGACTTATTAATAAAACGCTCTCGCAACCAAGCACCTCCGTTGATTCGCATCGCAAACATTTATAATCCTTGGCCAAACCAGCCTGATTTTGACAGATGGATTCGTTTATTCAACCGACGGCTTCTCTATATTCAAAGCCCCCGTGTTGCTGTAGGAAATATGTATAGTATCTTTCAACAGCACCCTCAGCTATTATCGTTAGATAGACTCCACCCGAACAATGAAGGGTATGCACGGATGGCATATGTGTTTGATGCACTTGGTTATCAAGGTATATCAAAGTAA